One window of Cupriavidus oxalaticus genomic DNA carries:
- the bcsE gene encoding cellulose biosynthesis protein BcsE: protein MNDASRPTAPPPPRTRNKPRAWLQARPALAIDALPPALAALEPTAVHVVYADATPACDALFWQSAARLLRARTTVLSPREPAGIADMLRAHGLDIERSRTLHPRANVCTLRGVPGRSGIAVLTEALQAMVDQCGAQGSQFLVEGAQAYFRWDDPVALADDGELLARWCRSNSCGVLLVMAPPGGTEALQLASLAGFHRHFAGVARLAQQHGHFVWEVGFWRHKDAILPPEMVPLRFSPVDRGLVAGSGADEAIAPGEAPTLLAPDEDRIIVSRAAVLRERWIPAHWQVVDDNAAAVAAAAGAVAATVVLHYGQIAELETLAGQVHQLRHDGGKALKIVVREDHEILRQRYELLMLTLGASLVIHRNTPFARVQTMIEAIQGQVFSRPILPDYKNALSAVVATAATGYVPPADFVSLVRTTLERSSVIRLPHVLLELPLLPEVAHVDALRACQMQDAGDLCTAGSNAVYAFFFACRMENVETACRHVFVRPMSELFGGELRCGDPESILGSLKRLESDLAQRPVQDYSGWLASQPGPSPVAAPAELPPQDAPIPLPATSRARRGRRAQPQAFAIPLKPQR from the coding sequence ATGAACGACGCCAGCCGCCCCACCGCCCCGCCGCCGCCGCGCACGCGCAACAAGCCGCGCGCCTGGCTGCAGGCGCGCCCGGCGCTGGCCATCGATGCGCTGCCGCCGGCGCTGGCGGCGCTCGAGCCCACCGCCGTGCACGTGGTCTATGCCGACGCCACGCCCGCCTGCGACGCGCTGTTCTGGCAGAGCGCGGCACGGCTGCTGCGCGCACGCACCACGGTGCTGTCCCCGCGCGAACCGGCCGGGATCGCCGACATGCTGCGCGCGCACGGCCTCGACATCGAACGCTCGCGCACGCTGCATCCGCGCGCCAACGTCTGCACGCTGCGTGGCGTGCCCGGCCGCTCCGGCATCGCCGTGCTGACCGAAGCGCTGCAGGCCATGGTGGACCAGTGCGGCGCACAGGGCAGCCAGTTCCTGGTGGAAGGCGCGCAGGCGTATTTCCGCTGGGACGACCCGGTCGCGCTGGCCGATGACGGCGAGCTGCTGGCACGATGGTGCAGAAGCAACAGCTGTGGCGTGCTGCTGGTGATGGCGCCGCCCGGCGGCACGGAAGCGCTGCAGCTGGCGTCGCTGGCGGGGTTCCACCGGCATTTCGCCGGCGTCGCGCGGCTGGCGCAGCAGCACGGGCACTTTGTCTGGGAAGTCGGCTTCTGGCGCCACAAGGACGCGATCCTGCCGCCCGAGATGGTGCCGCTGCGCTTCTCGCCGGTAGACCGCGGCCTGGTGGCTGGCAGCGGCGCCGACGAAGCCATCGCGCCCGGCGAGGCGCCGACGCTGCTGGCCCCCGACGAGGACCGCATCATCGTCAGCCGCGCAGCCGTGCTGCGCGAACGCTGGATCCCCGCGCACTGGCAGGTGGTCGACGACAACGCCGCCGCGGTGGCCGCCGCCGCCGGAGCGGTCGCGGCCACCGTGGTGTTGCACTACGGCCAGATCGCCGAGCTCGAGACCCTGGCCGGCCAGGTGCACCAGCTGCGCCATGACGGCGGCAAGGCGCTCAAGATCGTGGTGCGCGAGGACCACGAGATCCTGCGCCAGCGCTACGAGCTGCTGATGTTGACGCTGGGCGCCAGCCTGGTGATCCACCGCAACACGCCGTTCGCGCGCGTGCAGACCATGATCGAGGCGATCCAGGGCCAGGTGTTCTCGCGCCCGATCCTGCCGGACTACAAGAACGCGCTGTCCGCGGTGGTGGCCACCGCCGCCACGGGCTACGTGCCGCCCGCCGACTTTGTCTCGTTGGTGCGCACCACGCTCGAACGCAGCAGCGTGATCCGGCTGCCGCACGTGCTGCTGGAGCTGCCGCTGCTGCCCGAGGTGGCGCATGTCGACGCGCTGCGCGCGTGCCAGATGCAGGATGCCGGCGACCTGTGCACCGCCGGCAGCAACGCGGTCTACGCCTTCTTCTTCGCCTGCCGCATGGAGAACGTCGAGACCGCGTGCCGCCATGTGTTTGTGCGGCCGATGTCCGAGCTGTTCGGCGGGGAGCTGCGCTGCGGCGATCCCGAATCGATCCTGGGCTCGCTTAAACGGCTCGAATCCGATCTCGCGCAGCGCCCGGTGCAGGACTACAGCGGCTGGCTGGCCAGCCAGCCCGGTCCGTCGCCGGTGGCGGCGCCGGCGGAACTGCCGCCGCAGGACGCGCCGATCCCGCTGCCCGCGACCTC